In Calliopsis andreniformis isolate RMS-2024a chromosome 6, iyCalAndr_principal, whole genome shotgun sequence, a single genomic region encodes these proteins:
- the LOC143180424 gene encoding uncharacterized protein LOC143180424 isoform X2, with product MSLEDSRRSQRPYRYGMVLLCVGALINWLGLAENYVEPVRYVGVACIIAGALLICAAMCCWLHAPPSRATMHTQHTNHPITAQIDDPIHVISIEEPSSGSRQKPPDYEAVADAPPSYDDAIKLNPSHLVRLSNSSSALSLPTVHNMVPRTVEIVSRDPTPSPPPPYAR from the exons ATGTCCTTGGAGGATTCGCGACGATCGCAGCGGCCGTACAGGTACGGGATGGTTCTCCTGTGCGTCGGAGCTCTGATAAACTGGTTAGGCCTCGCCGAGAACTACGTCGAACCGGTACGATATGTCGGTGTAGCTTGCATAATCGCGGGGGCTCTTCTCATATGTGCCGCAATGTGCTGTTGGCTGCACGCACCGCCAAGTAGGGCAACCATGCACACACAACACACGAATCATCCGATCACTGCTCAG ATAGACGATCCCATTCATGTAATCTCAATCGAGGAACCATCTAGTGGATCCAGACAGAAGCCGCCAGACTATGAGGCTGTCGCGGATGCGCCACCTAGTTACGATGATGCTATCAAATTGAATCCTAGTCATCTGGTTAGGTTGAGTAACAGCAGTAGCGCGTTGTCGTTGCCAACTGTGCACAATATGGTCCCGAGAACTGTGGAAATTGTCTCTAGGGATCCAACGCCATCGCCACCTCCACCATATGCTAGGTAA
- the LOC143180424 gene encoding uncharacterized protein LOC143180424 isoform X1, whose translation MSLEDSRRSQRPYRYGMVLLCVGALINWLGLAENYVEPVRYVGVACIIAGALLICAAMCCWLHAPPSRATMHTQHTNHPITAQIDDPIHVISIEEPSSGSRQKPPDYEAVADAPPSYDDAIKLNPSHLVRLSNSSSALSLPTVHNMVPRTVEIVSRDPTPSPPPPYAR comes from the exons ATGTCCTTGGAGGATTCGCGACGATCGCAGCGGCCGTACAGGTACGGGATGGTTCTCCTGTGCGTCGGAGCTCTGATAAACTGGTTAGGCCTCGCCGAGAACTACGTCGAACCGGTACGATATGTCGGTGTAGCTTGCATAATCGCGGGGGCTCTTCTCATATGTGCCGCAATGTGCTGTTGGCTGCACGCACCGCCAAGTAGGGCAACCATGCACACACAACACACGAATCATCCGATCACTGCTCAG ATAGACGATCCCATTCATGTAATCTCAATCGAGGAACCATCTAGTGGATCCAGACAGAAGCCGCCAGACTATGAGGCTGTCGCGGATGCGCCACCTAGTTACGATGATGCTATCAAATTGAATCCTAGTCATCTGGTTAGGTTGAGTAACAGCAGTAGCGCGTTGTCGTTGCCAACTGTGCACAATATGGTCCCGAGAACTGTGGAAATTGTCTCTAGGGATCCAACGCCATCGCCACCTCCACCATATGCTAG GTGA